TGCGAAGCAAATGATGATTCAAACGTAGGATGAATTGGAAGTATGATCGTGGTTGCTTGAATCatgaaaatgcatgaaatgagAAGTCTTGATGGGCGACAGAGATCACAGAATGGGTTGTGGTTGTTCAGCACGTCTCCTCAGCTCACGCGAAAATATTCAAACACAACGAGAGATCCGATCCAATGCGCATGACCGAAACCGGCATTGCGAAGATCGAATTTCGGGAAATGCTAGTAGCGATCGGATGATCAGATCTCGAGCAATACGCAGGTGGAAACAACGCATGTTCGGACAACGAGTATACGAGCGCTCCCCCTAGAAGCGAGGAAACGCACCTTGCAAGCAGTCGCAGTTCTCGGCCTCCTTGCGGACGACGTCGAGGACGGCGTCGATGAGCTCGGCGCCCTCGGTGTAGTGGCCCTTGGCCCAGTTGTTGCCGGCGCCGGACTGGCCGAACACGAAGTTGTCGGGGCGGAAGATCTGGCCGAAGGGGCCGGAGCGGATGCTGTCCATGGTGCCGGGCTCGAGGTCCATGAGGACGGCGCGGGGGACGTAGCGGCCGCCGGAGGCCTCATTGTAGTAGACGTTGATGCGCTCGAGCTGGAGGTCGGAGGAGGCGTCGCCGGTGAACTTACCGGTGGGGTCGATGCCGTGCTCGTCGCAGATGACCTCCCAGAACTTGGACCCGATCTGGTTCCCGCATTGGCCCCCCTGGATGTGCAGGATCTCCCtcatcttctcttctttccccGGAAAGTTGCAGAGCTTCGATGGGGATGGAGATGGAAGGTTGGTGGGTGCGCCTGCTCTCGTTGGTCCGACGGCAGttatatggagaaggagagagagagagagagagagagaaagattggCGGTTAAAATGAGAATGACAGAGGAGTAGAAAGGAGAGGAGGTTATTACAGTGCAGAGGATGTCTTTCAAATAGGTCGGATGTAACGGTTACTACACGCCCCGTCGAGAATTCGACAGTCCAgatggatcccggttccaaccATAACCGAAGTTCGACTTGCTTCTACGTTTAATAATTTATGTCCATTGTCCCTGTATGATGTGTTTTTCTTACACATATGCGTGACGCCTTGGACAAATCACTTACAAAGTTAAGTCTAACCACACGCATTACTCACATCCAATGGTAAAAGATGTGTCAAAAAGTCCAGTACTTCAATACCAAGAGCCGCACATATATTTGCGAAAGGTgagaaaatttaatttcaaagtttaaattgataggtgaaaatatattatattaatataaagaaCCTCTAAGACCCATTATCCAATCAATGTGAGACAAAGACCATGCCCGTCAATGTATATTCAATATGCGAGAATCATAAGGTTTGGTTAGATCTACAGGAGACCTGCTGTAGATTGATGGCTCGTGAATGTCGTTGGGCTTTTGTGACCGGTTGCACGCCAGAAATTACACCAGATCCGCGGGAACGGTATTATAATACGAAtgaatgtgtgtgtgtgtgagagagagagagagaaagcgggGAGCCTATATGTCGAGGGAAGTGGGAGCATATGGACAAGGCGGTCATGTGGGATGCATGTGCGGACGAGATGGTACACCAGTTCATGAGGTTTCTCATTTCAGgcaaaaactaaataaaagatCGCCGCGATGCTGCACCCCCGGATTTTCGCTTGATCTTCTGCACTGTGACACCATGTGCACCGCAGGTGGGGAAAGAAAGCCATGCGATCTACTGCTATTCAATGTCGTGGATCTTGCATTTCAGAATTTGCTTACGAAAGAACTGTTTCGCAATTTACTTACGAAAGAACTGAGTACATCGAGATGAGTCGTCCCATGTATGTTGGGGAACGTGCATTTTAAAATTTGCTATGAAAGAGCTCAAGAGTAGGTCGAGGTGAGTCATCTCATTATGTGGTATAAGAAAATGTGATGATTAATACAGCTTCATTTATCGTAgccaatgaaaatatttcttcattcatttcgtgaacgatataaacaatcattttcgagattatattttccaaatcatatattttttcacgaaacaaagcCTATTTGTTTTCATGTTAAAGTGAAGCCATCAATGGTAACTCAAGAAATATAGATATATGTATGCGAAGCTTCCTAAGTGGGAAATCTTCCTGTTCCTTTACATCAGCGCAAGTCATTCACATCAGATGGAGCATTGTAGTAACAAATTATGCAAAATACATGTGAATGAaccatgaattttttaaattatctttttcaatatatattctTCCATTTGTCCCCTATTTTTGCGACGTGGTTTGTTCTCTCGAGAACAGAGAGCTCACAGGAACCGCGTAGTCCCCTGGCATTGGCGGCTTCTAGAGAGATCCCCCATGGGAAAGATCGCAAAAGAAGGATTAACCATATTTCACCCGCACGGGATCTAAAGATACCATCATCTCACACACTGTCCAATAACACAATACGGACCTTCAGTGAGACGCAGGACAAAATGATTTCAGTTGCAGTTCAAGAGCCGCGGAAATATAGTGTCACTATTGCCAGAAACAAACAGAGACAACTCAGACGATTATAATAGGTACAGACTGACCACAAGGTGAACCAGCAATCCAGAAGCTCGAGCTATGGTTGAAGTTGTGCCTCGTTGCAGTATCTCTTGAAGTTCAAAGACTCGTCCACCAAGAATTCGCTATGATAATTGGGACTTGAATTAGCAAAATCGGGTAGAAAGTTCAACCAGAAAAAACTTGACAGTTCAAGAAACTCACAGTATCCTCTCAACCATCTGCGATGCATCCCATCTCGGACTCCATGGGTAATCTGTCAGAAGTGATGACTTGATCGGTGCACCTTGGGAATTAAAGTGCTGCaaccaataaaaatattttagctAGCAACAAAGTTTCCACTAGAAAGCATTCCTTATATCCATAACAGAAATGGGAAAAGAAACCTCTTCCTAAGGTTCCGGATGCAAAATCAAGAACTTCCAACAATCTACAAAGCTGCTAATAATGCTTACTGCAGCAGACAATCTACTAAATTTGAACTTCCGATCAAAATTGTagaagtttttcaaaatgtgtaTAATCTATTGTAATGCCCTACGTTAGAACTAGAAAAAAATCTGCTCCTCGCCATTATACAGGACTGGCAACTCAATTAGATGGATATGACAGATGGAAAAGTCCAATGTCAACTCTGCCAAATATGCACACACACATATGTATGTGTGCGTCCATCCATCAGCGTGGGTgtctgtgagagagagaaggagagagaatcTGGGGGTTTGAAATATCTGAACCAAAGGCCATGTGTTTATGCTTGTCAAGTTCTCTTTGAAGAATCTGAAATACCAGCAGTTATTGCAATATTGAGAGCTTTTCCTTTCCCGCAAAGGGAGTCAAAAGCATGATATACGTACTTCCTGTTGCACACTACTCTCCAGAACATACACATGTGCTCAACACATGAACCAAAGCCAATATATGTAAAGAAATTAACTTACCTGAGAACTCTGAAGCATCAGAGCTGGTTGTTGTCTCGGAAATTGTGTTGGAATGAAAAGGTGCACCTAGAGAAATACCACTCTTAGAAGCTTTGAATATTATATACAGAAAGCATGGAGAGCTAGAATTGTTTCTGAAAGAGAGCTAGAATGTCAGGCGAATGTCATAGAAAAAGTTCACAGATTAAAACAAATTCAAACTGTATACTTCATCTCATTGAGGACTCGTTTAATCACTACTAAGTCTGAAGCAAAGAATATCTAGAAATTGATGAAGCCACAATTATATTATACAACAAAGTCATGCATTCTTCATCCTTTATCACCAAAACCAACATAAAATATAGGTGAACTTGGCCTATGTAGAGGATCTGCTTAActaaaatggtttttttttcttttttttttgcttaactaaaatggttaatatcataaaaaatctcaaactagtatacttgtgataaatctATAccaagctattttttttttttttttatcatgaaaaaccctaaacaaatacacttgtgacaaatttactccaaactaattttttgaccacaaaaaatctcaaattggtacatttgtgataaatttatcctccgTTACTTTCtattaaactaaattaatatcacaaaaaaccacaaGCTattacacttgtgacaaatgaaaggtaaaatcccaaatcggTATAGCAGCTAAATGCCACGTGTGTCCAACTCAGCAATTTAATTGtacaatttaatgaaaactaacggAGAGTAAATTCGTCACGGGTAAATCAATTTGGGATCTTTCATGGCATTAACCCTAACTAAAATAaagaacagatttttttttttaaatatatatgagCAAAAAAATCCCATTATTATCAGAACAGAACACTAAAATTGTAGCTTCATCACCAAATATTGCTCAAAAAGTATCACTAGTATGACCTAATCTGTCCATTGATGTATTACAATACTCCATGCACGGATCCTTCCAGGTGAATTATGTCTTCACCTGTTCAGCAGCCTAGACAACAGCAATGTGCTCAACCTACCAGAACTTGAAGGCCAGTCCTCATATCTTAGTTCCAGATATTCAACTAGCACACCATCACCTCTGCTGATGATCATTCTAACATTCAACAGCCCATCCTTCACCATCACCAATTCTATCAATGACATGAGGACAGCCAATCAGTCTGACCACTAAGCGTGCACTCTTCCAGCTGCAACCATCTAGTTTCATTGTATCTGGGCATTCATCTGCTAGTTCTATCTTTAAAAGCCAAATGCCATTCTGTGTGCAATCTCTAAGAACTGCAGACTGGCCATCACCAGCCAATAGTTTAAAATCACTGTCCTGTGGATACTCAACAACTATTTctactaatacacaatcactcTGGGTACTGAATAACCATGACTCCAATATCTTGAAGTCATATGTTTTATACGTAGATATCATATGGGCAAAGTCAAACGATGGAACTTTCAGTGCAGTCACCTTTCACCTTAGTTGCTGAGGTCTACTTCAGACTGGTCAACTATTTATTTTGCAGCTCTTGTCAAGTCTCGTTTGCCAGATCTTTGCAAATCTACCAGTATATCTCTCAAATCCTATTCATGTTTCACAAATCCATAGATGCCAAACTTTCACAGCAGTCACCTTTCATGTCGATCAGCAATGCCAACTTCAGAATGTTCATACATCTGTTTTGCAGTTCATGTGAATCTTTTGCCAGAACTCCCCACATCTACTAGCAGGCCCTCTCAAATTCTAACTCATTTTTTTCACAATTCCGTAGACATAAATCATCTGTGTCCACATTGAAGAGCCAGCAGAGAACATTGGCTGGTTTTTTGAACTACTAATTTTGAGAAAGTTGCCATCACAAGAAGCGGAGATACAAAATAATCGTGACCTTTCCAAAGTGGCGCAATAATCATCTTAGATATCATTGAAAGAAATGCAGCCACTAACATGCACTCTCTTGATGAGCCatatttcaccatttttatttaCTACCTCGATGGATCCGAGTGTATGCATCTTAGGGCCAGACTAACAATAGCTACTTACTTAGAGAACACTGCCTATAACAAAATAGCTCAAAACTCTAGTCCAATCAGAGTCTAAAATAAAGAAGACATAGCAAAATATAAGTGATACCAGAAAGGTGAATACGCCAGAGGCAACCAGAACCGTTGCTTTTCTGCAAAAGACCTGGGAAAACAAGCCATGAGTATTAGGGGATTAGTCATAATGATTGACATATCTGCCCACGCACACATTTGATCATGCATACCGGATCAGCTTCCACTGGTCTGCCAAACACAGGGGCTAATGCCTCGATAAAGTGCCTCCTAATATCGATTAGTGCTACTGCTTCCATAATCTGAGAAGAATTCGGTATTAACCTTCTGAAGTATAATAGTCATTCGAGAAGATATCAACAGTCACAAGTAACTGCCAAACAAATGCAGCTGACCTGTCCTTGAAGAGATTCTTCGAGATGGGGAAGGTATTCAGCCATGCACCTTCCAGGAAGAGAAATCAAAGCACGAGAAAGCAACGCCTGAAAATAAGTACTTTTCTACGAGAAAAATAGAATCATGAACCACGCAACATATAGCTATACGTACATTCCATCCACCCATGAAGGAAGCTTGACATCATCCACCGAAAATAAAGCCTTCAGTTCAGGAGTAGATACTAATTTAAGACGAGGGGCGGAGGCAGCAGATACATACTTTTTTCCAACTGGATACACAACCTGCCACCATGAAAATTTCCCATATTGCCATATGCATGCCATTGAATTTAAGATACATTCAACAGAAAATTTGAGGAGACCTGTAAATGTATTTTCTGGAGATGTCGCCAAGGGCATCCATGCACCATTTTGTTTATATTCATGTCCACCAGGGGAACTGCAAACTTTACCTCCTGTGGCTACGCTAAAATTCAAAGGCACAATAACCGGAAATATAATTGAATGGTATTCAAATATCAACACTACTGCTGCAACTTAAATGAGAATACAGAACACATCCTTCCAAGAAATACCTTATCAAGTCCAGAACTCATATGCATTTCAATTCCCTGTAGAAAGAAAAGGGAGTTATGCACAACAAGAAGATGAGGAATGGTCCAACAACTTGGATGGACTGTGGAATGAACTCAATCAAAATGAGACATCAGTTATATCACTTCATTAGTAAAGAAGTAAATAAGCAAGTCCAAACAAATTTCTACCATCAATATTGATGTGAATATCAGACCAGTTTTATTATCCACTGATCAATTACACTGTAGGAACCATGTACTAGttagaacctaccctgtcatTGGTAATTACCCATTTCAACCAATGCAAGAGATAGAATCCTATGGTCATACCGGACTTCATATTTGGAGGACGGCACAATTGCATATGAGAGATTTTAAGAAGCAGAATCATGAAGATTCTGTTCCTATAGTGAACCAATAGATTAAAAAGTGGGAAGAGAAGATTAGGTTGATTAAAACTTCAGCAAACTAGTCAAGTTCAAATACCACATATGCAGTGCCAACAAATGTCTCAAGCATACAAGCAATCTAGATGTCACAAGACTGCTCATGATAAGAGTCACATCATCATTTTGCTTCTCATAATATAATGGAAGAGTCAAAGTTTAGAGTGTCTAGAGTCATTTACCTCCCTAGACAAAATAGTGCTAATCTCGAACGTCAGCCTATCATCATCAACCTCTCCAGCACGTCTCCTCTGATAGTTCGTGTACTCATCCCTAATTAGCAAAGTCATTCTCCGGTTAACCACTTTCGAACGTTTAGAATACTCACATCCACAAACCACGACACATCAAATTCGAGAGAACACTAGCCTCAGTTCTTGGATGAGAGCACATAGCCGAGTAGGGTCTTTGTGGTTCCAATCAGACAAGCTGTTCTTGGCTCCTCCATTTCGTTTCCTCCCTCCCTGCTCCTCAGCCGAAACGGATGAAAATGTTCATCTTCTGGCGCGAATATAACATCTGGGGGACAAAGGGGAAACTCCGCGTTGTATAGAACATCCCCTACACAAACACCGACGAATCATCTCAGATCACAAAGCTTTCCGCCTCGAGGCAAACATCGGCAGATACTCCACTCGCCAAAATCTAATGTAGCCAAGACGATAGACAAATACCAAAAGCGTGCGCTTCAActaaaaaacctaaaatcttCCGACATTGCGTCGAAATGCGCGGTCCGGACATTCGAGGAACGCGTAAAGCAAACAGATCAGACACCGATCATCCGCAGGATACCAGGAATTTCGCCATCTAAAAGCAGAGCACTAGAGGTGCGACTTACACTTGATGTAGTCCAGGCAGTAAGGAATCAACAGAGTGAACCGATCGAGCACTCCGGGGTAGCTCTTGCTCCCGGACCACACGTTCTCGACCTGCGACCACCGGAGCTCGCTCACGAAAACGGAAACCGCAAAACTCGAAAAGTAAGGACGGTCCGGGAGCCGAACCGAGTTCCGTACCTTGACGCCGAGAGTAGACTGGTGGACGAGGTAATTGAGCTGAGCGGCGATGAACGGAGGGAAGCAATCGGAGGCCATGacccccggcggcggcggcggcggcggcggcggaggcggccgaATTCGGTGCGGCTTCGGCGATCGAGCGCCGGTTGGCTCGTGATCGGGGATCGTTGGCCCTTCGATCTCCGGCGATCCGAGAAAGGAGTCGCGGGGGGGTGGGAGAGGCTGGTGTCGATTCGGAAGTGGGACGCGACGGAGCTCGCCGACTCTGGGCAATCGCCTTGGTGAAAAGACTTCTCTCCCCGTACCGGGCCCAGAACAGGGACGGGCCGCGGCCCAAGAGCGAGCCGGCCCGGAAGTGAGTCTACCGGGGGGCAAAATCGTAACTTCAAAGGGGAACGAAACCCTAATCCTCCCCGACCGCAAGCATAAGTACGTCCTCTGCATCCCGTCTCTTCCATTcactcgctcgctcgctctctcttgCTCCTCTCTGTGTTGCCGTGCCGGCGTGCTTCCAAAGCCCTCgccctcccccctctctctctctctctctctctctctctctctctctctctctctctatatcttgTGTGTGTGTTGTGTTGATGTTGTTGATGTTGATGgcgatggtggtggtgatggaggGATTCAGGTGATGAGTTTGGATTACAAATTTCTCACGACGGTCGTCTGAGACACGCCAGTGTCGAGCACTGATGTTACAAGATCCAATGTTCCTGATGATTCCCCTTCATTCACCGTCCTCGGGTCTCCATCCATCGCGAGATCCaatctctcccccttttctttctcgtCTTTTCTCTTCATCTGGGCAGTCCGTTTCCGTCGTCCTTTGCTTTCCATTCGTTTTTTCGATTGACGGTGCGTGTTGGAGGCGGAGGTGGGCACGATGAGGAGTACAGAACAAATGCGATTTGAGATCGAAAGATCAGTGAAAGCCTTTGTCAACATTAAGTCCTTTTCATTCTGAGTGCAAAGCCTCTGCCTTTGATCTTTTTTGTTTAAGCCAAAACATTGTCTTTCGACTTTTCTCTAGTGTCGGATCCGATGATACGGTCTCGGTCGATGAGGAGCCTCGGTTGGACGGATTTGGTCATTAAGAAATCTGCAGTGACATTCGGACCAAACTGAATTTTCTTCGGACTGGTCGTACTGCAGAATAAGAATGCAGATGCACCAGCACGGCTTCCCCAACCAAAATTAATCTAACAATCTGCTCGTATCCCGGATTTTCAAACCCGTAGCGGCGAACAAACCGGATTTTCAAGTGATACACGATTGAATTCGGtccatatttttctaaaatgtaTCACTTAGAtaatcagtaaaaaaaaaatgaaaatttatggacagcaatgatgatgaaaatattcttttttgtgaACTTATCATTTTTAGCAAGTGATTCACCAAAACACCCTTAATTGGAGAAAAACCAGCCAGAGGCTTGGACCATTTCTATGAACTGCAATAATTAACAAGCGGCTGATTGCAGTCCAACATCAGGCTAATACCAACGTCATATGAAGGGACATATGATTCAGCTTGGTACATAAAGGAAAATCATGATTGGCAAGCAAATACTGAGATGCAAAACTATTCTTTTCTGCTGGATCTGCCCTAGTTTGTATATTTCTCCCTGTAGCTGGCAGTGTGTTTAGTCCAGAGTCCAAACCTGCAAAATAGGAAAGGAAGAACATTATGGGAGGAATACAATGGAGCTAAGTGAGGTcccattttgttcttttaagtTTCTTAAATCATAGTTTTTGGGTTCTGAGTTCAATTCAGACCTGTATCTTGCCATCTGAGTAGCCGGCAAAAAGCATGCCTCCATCCATGTCTGCCGCCAGGGATGTAGTCTTTGCGGTGTTCCCTCCACTACCCATCTTGATGGAGGCGACCCTCGCAACTCTCTCTTTCAACCAGACCTCGATGGTCCCGCATTTCGTTGCTGTGAATATGAAGTCGTTGCTCACTGCCATCCGTTGGATATCGAACCCCGTCGAGAGCGACCCGCTGATAGCCTTGCTGGGGAGAGAGAATACCTTCAACGCGCAAGTTCAGAAACATAAGTTTTGACTCATTTATCAGTCAAATTTTTATGTGAATGGACGGTGGGCAATGGAAGTCATACCTTTCCCGCCGTTCCATCCACGGATGAACCACCGGCGAGGAGAAGGTTGTCGTGAACAAGCAGGGAATGAATAGTTTTCTTCCCGAGCAACTTCCTAGTCCCTGAGTAGAACACACCCGATGTCGACTTTCCCAAATCCACCTCCTATGACATTGTAGCATGCTTGAAGATTTGTGACCGTTAATTTGTTAATTGCAAGGATTAGACTATGCAAAGATATCTAGTGTGTACCTGGATGCTGTATCCAGAACAGCCACAGTAGAGCTTACCCTCAGCCATGGCGAGGCACCGAGCCATTTTGTTGTTGCTGAAGTTTATATGCTTTGGAGTCCCTGACCAATTATACACCTGAAACAGCATAAAGAGTTGGCTACTATCCTTGTCCTCTTGCCAATCAGATCCAATGAGTATGTATGAAAAGTTGCTCTTGCCTTAACCCCGGTTCCTTGAGAAATGAAGCACGCGGCATGTGCGTTGGCGGTCAGCTCATACACTGGCTCTTTCACGTCATGGACTTGAAGACAATGGATTTCTTCAGGTTTGATTACCCATACCTGCAGAAGAAGTATGGAATGGCGACCTTTTCAGCATTATAAGACAAAAGCAAAGCCCATTTATCTGCTTAGTCGTGCGAGGCCCGCTTCGTGCATGAGAAAACGAAGGTAATGGTCTAGATAATCTTCCTGTGATTTATATTTGTGCCATTGGTCAAGTTCAGGTCTATGAATTGGCCATGGTCTGAGCTAGAAGAACGAAAAGAGTGCATTCTGAGATGATTTACCCGAATTGTCTTGTCCAACGAACCGCTGTACAGTCTGTCGCCAGAAGGGGGAACGTAGAGGCATGTAACAGCTTTTGTGTGTTCACGAACTTCTTGGATCAATCTCAAGACCCTCTTGCCAGCGTCCCAGACCTATGGGAAAGATAATGCACATGATCAGAGGAGACTTTGTTATGGAAGCTGTCCCATGATAGAGTGAGCATGTAGTGTGCTTGCTTTCGCGTGAAGGAATACTAAAAGTCGGAAACAGCGGTTTGCTTTGCATCTTACCTTAATGGTTCCGTCAGAATGGCTGCTCAAAAGCAGCCCCTTTAAATGAAGCAAACAGAGGACCTCGCCATTCGCAGATGATTCCAATTCGATCACTTCACTGCAACTCCATAACTGTGTCTAAATTATGATATTGGGAATCACTAGTTGCTCATTTGGATATAGAACCATTGATACACTGCAAGAGGAATAGGACCACTTACTGCATTCACAGATGTTAAGTTCATCAAGGCGTTCAATATGTCAGCAACTAATACTGAATGCTTCTTCAGCTTTCTCAGCGTCTTGTAGATGCATTTAGCGTACATTCCCAGTTCTTCAAGTGCCGCTGATAATTCGATAGCAACCTGTCAATTTATGCGGCATTCTAAATGTGAGCATTAACTACACTATAACGGATCATACCTGGGTCGCTGATGAAAGTTTTTATCGCTAAGGTAGCCAAAATCTTCTCCTCTAAGTTCTTAGAAGACTGGAGCACATTTATTAATTCTTCGAGGAAAGACTTTCGGGCAGCATTTTTCATGCCAGTATCGGGAAGAACAGAAAGCATGTAAGTGAGCCATGTGGCAATCACGAGGCATGATTTTGCCATTTCAATGGAATTACTTTTGAGGCATTCCTCTAGAGCTTTGAAAATGACTCCCCTTTCATGGTTGCAAAGGACAAAGGCCACTCTTCTCTCCCAAGAATTTGCggctttctcttcctcttcctacACAGGAGAGAAGCTTTTAGAGTTTTTGGAAAGAGCATATGAATGCACATAAACTACCGAACAAACGTATTCAAACCATTGTTTCTGCCAATTCATTCTCATGCATGGTTGGCCTTTCCCCCTTCATTAGAGCATTGAATGGTTGATCGAACCCTGCAACCTTCAGCAACCAAGCTTCAGTGCAGGATTTTCCCGAGGCAGTCATGCGTCCAGAAAGACATAGTAGAGCATTCAAAGCTGTTATCTGGGAACTGGGAAAATCCTTCTTCTGCAGTGCCTCAATCAGGGCCTCTATCGCTTCTTCCCTGTAAATGCTCATGTTCCTAGGTTCTACCTGGAAAAGCGAAAAATCATCGAGTATGTGAATTCTAAGCTCGATCAATAGGTGCAATTTCTGATGCAGACCGTGTTTGAGATGCAGAAGTACTAACCAGGAGATCAAGCATAAGAAGAAGTGTAGCAATAGCTGGTTGTTGCTCCATAGGAGCCATTTGAAGATGCACCAGGAGGGTGTGCATGGTGCTAAATGCACCTTCATCTTTGATCAACTGCAATATCTGGTTGGAGATTGTTCTTCTGAGACAACAAAATCATGTATTAATAATGCTTCTCCTAGAAGATGACAAGAAAGGTGTTCAAGATAGTAACGTAGAGGCAGCCACATAGAATGTTTTCCTCTAAGTTCTCCGATgcctcaaaaaattgaaattattacaTGAGGGTCAACTTTTTCAGACCACGT
The window above is part of the Eucalyptus grandis isolate ANBG69807.140 chromosome 6, ASM1654582v1, whole genome shotgun sequence genome. Proteins encoded here:
- the LOC104448850 gene encoding LOW QUALITY PROTEIN: BRISC and BRCA1-A complex member 2 (The sequence of the model RefSeq protein was modified relative to this genomic sequence to represent the inferred CDS: inserted 1 base in 1 codon), translating into MASDCFPPFIAAQLNYLVHQSTLGVKVENVWSGSKSYPGVLDRFTLLIPYCLDYIKWDVLYNAEFPLCPPDVIFAPEDEHFHPFRLRSREGGNEXGGAKNSLSDWNHKDPTRLCALIQELRDEYTNYQRRRAGEVDDDRLTFEISTILSREGIEMHMSSGLDKPQEVKFAVPLVDMNINKMVHGCPWRHLQKIHLQVVYPVGKKYVSAASAPRLKLVSTPELKALFSVDDVKLPSWVDGMCMAEYLPHLEESLQGQIMEAVALIDIRRHFIEALAPVFGRPVEADPVFCRKATVLVASGVFTFLVHLFIPTQFPRQQPALMLQSSQHFNSQGAPIKSSLLTDYPWSPRWDASQMVERILEFLVDESLNFKRYCNEAQLQP